In the genome of Deltaproteobacteria bacterium, one region contains:
- a CDS encoding endonuclease III, which produces PGVGHKTASVVMAQAFGEPAFPVDTHVHRLAGRWGLSRARDVAETERDLKRLWPAPLWHARHLQMIFFGREHCPARRHDLTACMICSWAASRRRIREEMAWQTTRNGRASSRRG; this is translated from the coding sequence CCCGGCGTCGGCCACAAGACGGCGAGCGTGGTCATGGCGCAGGCGTTCGGCGAGCCCGCGTTTCCGGTCGACACGCACGTTCACCGGCTCGCGGGCCGCTGGGGATTGTCGCGCGCGCGCGACGTGGCCGAGACGGAGCGCGATCTGAAGCGGCTGTGGCCGGCTCCGCTGTGGCACGCGCGCCACCTGCAGATGATCTTTTTCGGCCGCGAGCACTGTCCGGCGCGGCGCCACGACCTGACGGCGTGCATGATATGTAGCTGGGCCGCGTCGCGGCGGCGCATCCGCGAGGAGATGGCATGGCAGACGACACGAAACGGGCGCGCATCGTCGAGGCGAGGCTG